One Methanothrix sp. DNA window includes the following coding sequences:
- the speA gene encoding biosynthetic arginine decarboxylase, which translates to MWKVDDSIALYGVHGWGDGYFSINEKGNVVVMPNKSSECCVDVMEIIRSLEASGESLPVLLRFPQIIEYRIWEIYRAFAGSISEFGYQGRYQPVFPMKVNQRKEVIEYILNYGREINIGLEIGTKAELLAALTLDLPEDSLLICNGYKDDDFLRLALMFSDRHRIIIVVDLFEEIFNILRLAKSMGVRPLLGMRVKLFSKGSGRWAESGGESAKFGLSTIECLELLKILEENGLIDRLRMIHFHIGSQITDIHRIKHAMNEAARIYAKVRKVAEIEYFNVGGGLSVDYDGSKSSGPSSANYTLREYSNDIVYTLQKICEEEGVPCPTIVSESGRAIAAYHSFLVFKIIGKKNSKDGFVAFPLEGDPIQIEDLYFAFKNINLKNYKEYYHDALHYRDELLDSFNLGNIGLEERAKGEMLFWMVCQKAVSLARQAGDNSEEFRELKKLVGQKYIGNFSLFQSVPDMWGVGQIFPIMPLHRLREVPSESGTIADITCDSDGEIKSFAGGKEAIELHKLSRGEDYYMGIFLLGAYQDTLGDFHNLLGCVTEIHVLVDGRSWRICKRIPGDTCEKLLKFFNYDTDAYIRRLSERCASDPKLGAVLEEIGRALRTTTYFNSPCLASGTRGETQESWDRTARRAVLETGRI; encoded by the coding sequence ATGTGGAAGGTTGACGACTCCATCGCCCTCTACGGGGTTCACGGCTGGGGCGACGGCTACTTCTCCATCAACGAGAAGGGCAACGTCGTCGTGATGCCGAACAAGAGCAGCGAATGCTGTGTCGATGTGATGGAGATAATCAGGAGCCTGGAGGCATCCGGGGAGAGCCTGCCTGTGCTTCTCAGATTCCCCCAGATAATCGAGTACAGGATCTGGGAGATCTACAGGGCATTTGCGGGCTCGATATCAGAGTTCGGCTACCAGGGAAGGTACCAGCCGGTATTTCCCATGAAGGTTAACCAGAGGAAGGAGGTCATAGAGTACATCCTGAATTACGGCAGGGAGATCAACATCGGGCTGGAGATAGGCACAAAGGCGGAGCTGCTCGCCGCTCTGACGCTCGATCTCCCTGAGGACTCGCTGCTTATCTGCAACGGATACAAGGATGACGACTTCCTCCGCCTGGCCCTGATGTTCTCGGACAGGCACAGGATAATAATAGTAGTGGACCTCTTCGAGGAGATCTTCAACATACTGAGGCTGGCCAAGAGCATGGGGGTGAGGCCTCTTCTGGGCATGAGGGTCAAGCTCTTCTCGAAGGGCAGCGGAAGATGGGCCGAGTCCGGCGGCGAGTCTGCCAAATTCGGTCTCTCGACTATCGAGTGCCTGGAGCTGCTGAAGATCCTGGAGGAGAACGGCCTTATCGATCGCCTCAGGATGATACACTTCCACATCGGGTCCCAGATCACCGATATACACAGAATAAAGCACGCGATGAACGAGGCCGCCAGGATCTACGCGAAGGTGAGAAAGGTCGCGGAGATAGAGTACTTCAACGTGGGAGGTGGCCTGAGCGTGGACTACGACGGCTCGAAGAGCTCCGGGCCCTCAAGCGCGAACTACACCCTGCGGGAGTACAGCAACGATATCGTCTACACCCTCCAGAAGATATGCGAGGAGGAGGGGGTGCCCTGCCCCACGATAGTCTCGGAGAGCGGCAGGGCGATAGCCGCCTATCATTCGTTCCTGGTCTTCAAGATAATCGGCAAGAAGAACTCCAAGGATGGGTTCGTGGCGTTCCCGCTTGAGGGGGATCCAATACAGATAGAGGATCTCTACTTCGCCTTCAAGAACATCAACCTCAAGAACTACAAGGAGTACTATCACGATGCCCTGCACTACAGGGATGAACTCCTGGACTCGTTCAACCTGGGCAACATCGGGCTCGAGGAGCGGGCGAAGGGAGAGATGCTCTTCTGGATGGTCTGCCAGAAGGCGGTGAGCCTCGCAAGACAGGCAGGCGACAACTCCGAGGAGTTCAGGGAGCTGAAGAAGCTCGTGGGGCAGAAGTACATAGGGAACTTCTCGCTCTTCCAGTCGGTCCCTGACATGTGGGGTGTGGGCCAGATCTTCCCGATCATGCCCCTTCACAGGCTCAGGGAGGTGCCATCAGAATCCGGGACGATAGCGGACATAACATGCGATTCGGATGGAGAGATCAAGAGCTTCGCAGGAGGCAAGGAGGCGATAGAGCTCCACAAGCTCAGCAGGGGCGAGGACTACTACATGGGCATATTCCTCCTGGGAGCCTACCAGGACACTCTCGGGGACTTCCACAACCTCCTCGGCTGCGTTACAGAGATCCATGTGCTCGTGGATGGCAGAAGCTGGAGAATATGCAAGCGCATACCAGGAGACACATGCGAGAAGCTCCTGAAGTTCTTCAACTACGACACAGACGCCTACATCAGGCGGCTCAGCGAGAGATGCGCAAGCGACCCGAAGCTCGGGGCGGTGCTTGAGGAGATCGGAAGGGCGCTCAGGACCACCACATACTTCAACTCCCCCTGCCTGGCCTCCGGGACCCGGGGTGAAACGCAGGAGTCGTGGGACAGGACAGCTCGCAGAGCTGTTCTCGAGACAGGTCGCATCTGA
- a CDS encoding HAMP domain-containing sensor histidine kinase, giving the protein MKQGYDGSEEGGGPHRSLTFRRALMLGAAILIVRSIIVLYLEDQEQQRVIVDDIIFPVVNGLAALSLFRAARATRSQDERMYIAWAFFAVAQVLYALGDVLWSILEIGLKETPFPSIADGPYLSYYLLFLIGILLLPAPYQSTFERLKSLLDTGVVTIFAILIFWSFLIAPTVATLEESDPLANAIAVAYPVADLVLAFALIALIFRKIEHIAQRPIMLLAAGAIFLIVADSIFMIEALRGVYVPATLGDSFWLISYILAGLAGVLQVESAGVPVRASADRPSPGFTWPLYLPYVCAIFAYAFLIWSMEHEDVNLYIRQHHLAAGVGMIIMLIVIRQVIAIKENTMLYAAAQHELRQRIASEREKEHLIKELEARTSEMERFIYTVSHDLRSPLITVSGFLGFLRDDIEKGAWDKVRKDLEIIESSITKMDRLLQDTLELSRIGRMMNPPEDVPFYDIVKEALEQTSERIRSRGVSVSVAEDMPVVHVDRMRAVEALVNLIENSAKYMGDQSDPRIEIGCMRDGETVFYVRDNGIGIDPKNHQRIFELFYKVDNRTEGTGAGLAIVKRIIEVHGGRIWIESELGKGCTVFFTLPLSEKT; this is encoded by the coding sequence ATGAAGCAGGGTTATGACGGATCTGAGGAGGGTGGGGGACCGCACCGCTCTTTGACCTTCCGCCGCGCCCTCATGCTTGGTGCGGCGATCCTGATCGTCAGATCCATTATCGTTCTGTACCTCGAGGATCAGGAGCAGCAGCGTGTGATCGTAGATGATATTATTTTTCCGGTGGTCAACGGGCTTGCTGCGCTCTCGCTCTTCAGAGCTGCCAGAGCGACGAGATCGCAGGACGAGAGGATGTACATCGCATGGGCGTTCTTCGCAGTTGCGCAGGTGCTCTACGCCCTGGGGGACGTGCTCTGGAGCATCCTGGAGATCGGATTGAAGGAAACTCCATTTCCCTCAATTGCAGATGGCCCTTACCTCTCATACTACCTGCTTTTCCTCATAGGAATCCTTCTGCTACCAGCACCATATCAGAGCACCTTCGAGCGTCTCAAGTCCCTTCTTGACACAGGCGTTGTGACGATATTCGCCATCCTTATCTTCTGGAGCTTTCTCATCGCGCCCACGGTCGCAACCCTTGAGGAATCAGATCCTCTTGCAAATGCGATCGCAGTTGCGTACCCGGTTGCGGATCTCGTTCTTGCATTTGCCCTCATCGCGCTCATCTTCAGAAAAATAGAGCACATTGCGCAGCGCCCCATAATGCTCCTGGCAGCAGGCGCGATCTTCCTGATAGTGGCAGACTCGATATTCATGATCGAGGCTCTTAGAGGGGTCTATGTGCCCGCAACACTCGGCGACAGCTTCTGGCTGATCAGCTACATACTCGCAGGACTTGCAGGAGTGCTCCAGGTGGAATCCGCCGGCGTGCCGGTGAGAGCATCCGCGGATCGCCCCTCCCCCGGGTTCACATGGCCCCTCTACCTCCCATACGTATGTGCTATCTTCGCCTATGCATTTCTGATCTGGAGCATGGAGCATGAGGATGTCAATCTCTACATCCGCCAGCACCATCTCGCCGCAGGCGTCGGGATGATAATAATGCTTATTGTCATCAGGCAGGTAATCGCGATCAAAGAGAACACGATGCTTTATGCGGCGGCACAGCATGAGCTGCGTCAGAGGATCGCCTCGGAGCGTGAGAAGGAGCATCTCATAAAAGAGCTTGAGGCCAGGACATCAGAGATGGAGAGGTTCATATACACTGTCTCACACGACCTCAGATCGCCTCTGATCACTGTCAGCGGCTTTCTTGGGTTTCTGAGGGATGATATCGAGAAGGGCGCCTGGGATAAGGTCAGAAAGGATCTCGAGATTATAGAGAGCTCCATCACGAAGATGGACAGGCTGCTCCAGGACACGCTTGAGCTCAGCCGCATCGGCAGGATGATGAACCCGCCTGAGGATGTGCCTTTCTATGATATCGTCAAGGAGGCGCTGGAGCAGACCTCTGAGAGGATAAGGTCCAGGGGTGTTAGTGTAAGTGTGGCAGAGGACATGCCGGTGGTCCATGTAGACAGGATGAGAGCCGTGGAGGCGCTCGTCAATCTCATAGAGAACAGCGCCAAGTACATGGGGGACCAGAGCGATCCGAGGATAGAGATCGGATGCATGAGAGACGGCGAAACGGTGTTCTATGTGAGAGACAACGGCATTGGGATAGACCCCAAAAACCATCAGCGTATATTCGAGCTCTTCTACAAGGTGGATAACAGGACAGAGGGCACTGGCGCCGGACTGGCCATCGTCAAAAGGATCATCGAGGTTCATGGCGGCAGGATATGGATAGAGTCAGAGCTCGGAAAGGGATGCACAGTGTTCTTCACGCTACCGCTATCTGAGAAAACCTGA
- the rqcH gene encoding ribosome rescue protein RqcH, which translates to MKKAMSNVDVAAIAAELQSRIVGGFFGKAYQSSGDAIWLTVQAREGRLDIILEAGRRAHATRRERAVGRTPPQFPAMLRSRLSGGRIVSVEQHDFDRVLEICVERSDGIYRLVVELFPKGNILLLDEDMRIILPLRPMSFRDRRLIAGEQYAYHAGAEDPRSVSIERLEEILRGSDTDLVRALVRNLNMGGTYGEEVCLRAGVEKNTPAADLSEDEIARVHSALRDVFDLREIRPQIVYKDGEPFDVIPFPLEVYRGLESRSFERFSDALDEFFVAEPEMPKPSALERRLELQRAAVDELRAREIQMASMGDLIYQRYSEIDSILKAIAGAREKGLSYTDIWEMIRSSGKSAIKSLDYSGEMVVELDGFALELNAGLTVPQNAGRYYERAKELAKKAAGAEEALRKTEELLQRGEERRKSPALRRRQKPRWFERFRWFFSSDGFLVIGGRDADGNEEIYLKYLEKRDLALHTDYPGAPLTVIKTEGREVPEGTVKEAAQFAVSYSNLWREGVASGDCYVVRGDQVTKTPEHGEFLRKGAFVIRGERRYLRDVPLGVALAIADGSLIGGPVSAVRSRSPEAIELEPGEYMPDDLAKMIYRQLLDICEDRRYLKAIASPDRIVAFLPPGGSRIRRFDVKELGV; encoded by the coding sequence ATGAAGAAAGCGATGAGCAATGTGGACGTGGCTGCGATCGCGGCTGAGCTCCAGTCCCGGATAGTCGGAGGGTTCTTCGGCAAAGCATACCAGAGCTCGGGTGATGCTATCTGGCTAACGGTCCAGGCGCGCGAGGGGAGGCTCGATATCATCCTGGAGGCCGGAAGGAGGGCGCATGCGACCAGGAGAGAGAGGGCTGTGGGCAGGACGCCTCCTCAGTTCCCTGCGATGCTCCGCTCCCGTCTCTCTGGTGGAAGAATCGTGAGCGTTGAGCAGCACGACTTCGACAGGGTGCTGGAGATATGCGTTGAGAGATCCGACGGAATATATCGTCTTGTTGTCGAGCTCTTCCCGAAGGGGAACATACTCCTTCTCGATGAAGATATGAGGATCATACTCCCTCTCAGGCCGATGAGCTTCAGGGACAGGAGGCTCATCGCCGGCGAGCAGTATGCATACCATGCTGGAGCGGAGGATCCGAGAAGCGTATCGATCGAGCGTCTGGAGGAGATCCTGCGCGGCTCAGATACAGATCTTGTGAGAGCACTCGTCCGCAACCTCAACATGGGCGGGACGTACGGGGAGGAGGTCTGCCTAAGGGCAGGGGTGGAGAAGAATACCCCTGCTGCTGATCTCTCAGAGGACGAGATCGCAAGGGTGCATTCTGCCCTGAGAGATGTGTTCGATCTCAGGGAGATCAGGCCTCAGATAGTCTACAAGGACGGAGAGCCGTTTGATGTGATCCCCTTCCCGCTTGAGGTCTACAGGGGACTCGAGTCGAGATCCTTCGAGAGGTTCAGCGATGCGCTCGATGAGTTCTTCGTGGCAGAGCCTGAGATGCCAAAGCCGAGCGCTCTTGAGAGGAGGCTGGAGCTCCAGAGGGCTGCGGTCGACGAGCTCAGAGCGAGGGAGATCCAGATGGCCTCGATGGGCGATCTCATATACCAGCGTTACTCTGAGATCGACTCGATTCTGAAGGCGATAGCAGGCGCGAGGGAGAAGGGGTTATCCTACACCGATATCTGGGAGATGATACGGAGCTCTGGAAAGTCTGCCATAAAATCTCTGGATTACAGCGGCGAGATGGTCGTCGAGCTTGATGGGTTCGCTCTGGAGCTGAATGCAGGTCTCACAGTGCCCCAGAACGCGGGCAGGTACTATGAGCGTGCTAAGGAGCTGGCGAAGAAGGCCGCAGGAGCAGAGGAGGCGCTGAGAAAGACGGAAGAGCTTCTTCAGAGGGGAGAGGAGCGCAGAAAATCTCCAGCTTTGAGAAGAAGGCAGAAACCGAGATGGTTCGAGAGGTTCAGGTGGTTCTTCTCCTCAGATGGATTTCTGGTCATCGGGGGCAGGGACGCGGATGGCAACGAGGAGATCTACCTCAAGTACCTGGAGAAGAGGGATCTCGCGCTGCACACAGACTACCCTGGAGCGCCGCTGACGGTGATAAAGACAGAGGGACGGGAGGTGCCTGAGGGTACAGTGAAAGAGGCAGCACAGTTCGCTGTGAGCTACAGCAACCTCTGGAGGGAGGGTGTGGCATCGGGTGACTGTTATGTGGTCAGAGGTGACCAGGTCACCAAGACGCCTGAGCACGGCGAGTTCCTCCGGAAGGGGGCGTTCGTTATTCGCGGCGAGCGCAGGTATCTGAGAGATGTTCCCCTGGGGGTTGCACTGGCGATCGCCGATGGATCCCTAATAGGCGGGCCGGTCTCGGCCGTGAGATCCAGGAGTCCAGAGGCGATCGAGCTCGAGCCGGGCGAGTACATGCCTGACGATCTCGCGAAGATGATCTACAGGCAGCTTCTCGATATCTGCGAGGACAGGAGGTACCTGAAGGCGATCGCGTCCCCTGATAGGATAGTTGCATTCCTGCCTCCCGGCGGATCCAGAATCAGGCGGTTCGATGTTAAGGAGCTCGGCGTTTAG
- a CDS encoding homocitrate synthase family protein, which translates to MSDFSVNQFLEMAGTPSLDIEICDVTLRDGEQMPGVVFKPEEKLEIAQRLDEIGVEIIEAGFPVVSKSEKNAVKEVCNLGLNAKISALSRSRQSDVDAAIECGVDMVSVFIATSDLHLKYKLHMTCAEAIRCALETVEYAKDHGLIVRFSAEDATRTDFNTLKKLYKKAEEYHADYVSVADTVGIMNPRTMYYMISEIRKIVSVPICVHCHDDLGLALANTLAGAEAGAKQLHTTVNGIGERSGNTPLEELLVNLRLHYGIDRYDLGRLKSISSVVERYSGVPVAKNKAVVGENAFAHESGIHVAAVLEEPRTYELYSPEMVGSERRIIIGKHTGAKALKYITKKMGYDLEKKDLCILAEKVKTASEFKRPITCDELRRLILDLNIEFVYNGP; encoded by the coding sequence ATGAGCGACTTCTCTGTCAATCAGTTTCTTGAGATGGCAGGCACCCCCTCTCTGGACATAGAGATATGCGATGTTACACTGAGGGATGGCGAGCAGATGCCGGGGGTCGTGTTCAAGCCCGAGGAGAAGCTTGAGATTGCCCAGAGGCTCGACGAGATCGGCGTCGAGATCATAGAGGCCGGATTTCCGGTGGTCTCGAAGAGCGAGAAGAACGCGGTGAAGGAGGTCTGCAACCTCGGCCTGAACGCGAAGATATCTGCTCTCTCCAGGTCCAGGCAGTCTGATGTCGATGCTGCAATCGAATGCGGTGTTGATATGGTGAGCGTCTTCATAGCGACCTCCGATCTCCACCTCAAGTACAAGCTGCACATGACATGCGCAGAGGCGATAAGGTGCGCGCTGGAGACGGTCGAGTACGCAAAGGATCATGGTCTCATAGTGAGATTCTCAGCTGAGGATGCGACACGCACCGATTTCAACACGCTCAAAAAGCTCTACAAAAAGGCAGAGGAATATCACGCAGATTACGTGAGCGTGGCTGATACAGTCGGCATAATGAACCCCAGAACGATGTACTACATGATCAGCGAGATCAGGAAGATCGTGAGCGTGCCGATATGCGTTCACTGCCACGACGATCTCGGCCTCGCGCTGGCGAACACCCTTGCCGGTGCAGAGGCGGGTGCGAAGCAGCTCCACACCACTGTCAACGGCATCGGCGAGAGGAGCGGGAACACGCCGCTTGAGGAGCTGCTCGTCAACCTTCGCCTACACTACGGCATAGACCGCTATGATCTGGGCAGGCTCAAGTCGATCTCCTCTGTGGTGGAGAGATACTCAGGCGTGCCGGTCGCAAAGAACAAGGCTGTCGTTGGAGAGAACGCATTTGCCCACGAATCCGGGATCCATGTCGCCGCGGTTCTCGAGGAGCCCAGGACCTATGAGCTGTACTCCCCTGAGATGGTGGGATCTGAGAGGAGAATCATCATAGGGAAGCACACAGGAGCCAAGGCTCTGAAGTACATCACGAAGAAGATGGGCTACGACCTCGAGAAGAAGGATCTCTGCATACTGGCTGAGAAGGTGAAGACAGCGAGCGAGTTCAAGAGACCGATAACATGCGATGAGCTGAGGAGACTGATCCTCGATCTCAACATAGAGTTTGTGTACAACGGTCCGTAG
- a CDS encoding methyltransferase domain-containing protein, with amino-acid sequence MYTWEPEEYERSSSAQHEWALSALSELSIRGDERILDIGCGDGKITAHISQLVPDGSVLGMDISPDMISFARRRHSPERFRNLRFEQGDALDLRFQEEFDIVVSFACLHWIRDHISVLKGICRSLVPGGRMLVQCGGKGNAAQLLDITSEVILEERFAPYFEGFEFPYFFYTPEDYERWVPAAGLHLMSVKLIPKDMVHSGRDALEGFIRSTWHPYLQRLPAELRPPLVKEIADRYVDRYSSTDGMIHVKMMRLQALAEKRPE; translated from the coding sequence ATGTATACATGGGAGCCGGAGGAGTACGAGAGGAGCTCCTCAGCCCAGCATGAATGGGCGTTGAGTGCGCTCTCCGAGCTGAGTATCAGAGGAGACGAGCGCATACTCGACATCGGGTGCGGGGATGGGAAGATCACCGCGCACATCTCACAGCTCGTGCCCGATGGATCTGTCCTGGGAATGGACATCTCCCCGGATATGATCTCCTTCGCAAGGCGCAGGCATTCGCCGGAGCGCTTCAGAAACCTGAGATTCGAGCAGGGAGACGCGCTTGATCTGCGCTTCCAGGAGGAGTTCGATATCGTGGTCTCATTCGCATGCCTCCACTGGATCAGAGATCATATCTCTGTGCTGAAGGGCATATGCAGAAGCCTTGTGCCCGGCGGCAGGATGCTCGTACAGTGCGGCGGTAAGGGAAACGCGGCTCAGCTCCTGGATATAACATCAGAGGTGATCCTGGAGGAGAGATTCGCTCCGTACTTCGAGGGCTTCGAGTTCCCGTACTTCTTCTACACCCCTGAGGACTACGAGCGGTGGGTTCCGGCGGCTGGCCTTCATCTCATGAGTGTGAAGCTCATACCCAAGGACATGGTTCACAGCGGGCGTGATGCGCTCGAGGGGTTCATCAGGTCCACCTGGCATCCCTACCTGCAGAGACTTCCTGCGGAGCTGCGCCCTCCACTCGTTAAGGAGATAGCAGACCGCTACGTCGATCGTTATTCATCTACGGACGGCATGATACACGTGAAAATGATGCGACTGCAGGCACTGGCTGAGAAGCGGCCGGAGTGA